A section of the Pseudorasbora parva isolate DD20220531a chromosome 2, ASM2467924v1, whole genome shotgun sequence genome encodes:
- the coil gene encoding coilin has protein sequence MATSSLNSARVRLYFDYPPPATPECRMCWLLVDLNKCRVIADLASIIKEKFGYSRKTILDLFIEDCYLPSSESIYIVRDNDSIRVKVSSLVYVNGDEAYQNCEAQISKTKKRVREDETQICEGLSKKKKHEDARSNGSAPADDGKKKKKKKKKKKKEVKESATKPATPQKNFASPSTKNNRKSISAVTTSDKTTRTKNHESTSNSSDSSENESRKKAPPSKPKPKQNGATKKPAVAAQKESTSSDSSSSGDVNKSKSNIPLQPLPVTPKPSSTNSKFSLRTSQRRESSTDSSSSSSLSSPSQVKPVAKKSQAASQPSSTTQSSVQSVSSSVSTKPQDKAESSDSDTSEIELVIKKPNLQGLGLKIAGLSPGISEAAGRDRGETRGQERGRGRGANRGSGRGGFGRSKGTPWKQDFHFSYENGERPKHNDCLTNESFILQNPPEPAPKRDYTALPLLAAPPAVGQKIAFKLLELTENYTPEVSDYKEGKIIAFNPQTKVIELELLSQPQAQAEPGKFDLVYQNPDGSEIVEYAVTHGSQLTERWDSLLEPRLIVENVG, from the exons ATGGCCACCTCCAGTCTCAATTCGGCCAGAGTTAGGTTGTACTTTGATTATCCTCCTCCTGCGACACCCGAGTGTCGGATGTGTTGGTTGCTGGTGGACTTGAACAAATGCCGAGTTATCGCAGATCTTGCCAGCATTATAAAGGAAAAGTTTGGCTACAGCCGTAAGACAATTTTAGACTTGTTTATTGAGGATTGCTACCTGCCTTCCTCAGaaagtatatatatagtacGTGATAATGATAGTATAAG GGTAAAGGTATCCAGTCTTGTTTATGTGAATGGAGATGAGGCTTACCAGAACTGTGAAGCACAAATCTCAAAGACCAAGAAAAGAGTGAGAGAGGATGAGACACAGATCTGTGAAGGTCTAAGTAAAAAGAAGAAGCATGAAGATGCTCGTAGCAATGGCTCTGCACCAGCAGATGATGgcaaaaagaagaagaagaagaagaagaagaagaaaaaagaggTGAAAGAGTCAGCTACTAAACCTGCCACCCCTCAAAAGAACTTTGCAAGCCCCTCTacaaaaaacaacagaaaaagcATTTCTGCTGTCACCACCAGTGACAAAACAACTCGTACAAAGAATCATGAATCAACGTCAAATTCTTCAGATAGCAGTGAGAATGAATCTCGCAAAAAGGCTCCTCCATCAAAACCTAAACCCAAGCAGAATGGTGCAACCAAAAAGCCTGCTGTCGCTGCGCAGAAAGAAAGCACATCATCAGATTCATCATCTTCGGGCGATGTTAATAAATCCAAAAGCAACATCCCTTTACAGCCACTTCCTGTTACACCTAAACCATCTAGCACGAACTCAAAGTTTTCACTACGCACATCTCAACGTAGAGAGAGCTCCACAgattcttcctcctcctcatcgTTGTCGTCACCCAGCCAAGTCAAACCTGTTGCCAAGAAATCACAAGCAGCAAGTCAACCCTCCTCAACCACTCAAAGTTCAGTTCAGTCAGTCTCGTCTTCTGTGTCTACAAAGCCCCAGGATAAGGCAGAGAGCTCAGACTCTGATACCAGTGAAATTGAGCTTGTGATTAAAAAACCAAACCTACAAGGATTGGGATTGAAAATTGCCGGGTTGAGCCCCGGCATTAGTGAGGCGGCTGGCAGAGACAGAGGGGAAACAAGAGGTCAGGAGAGAGGCAGAGGTCGAGGTGCAAATCGAGGCAGTGGGAGAGGAGGTTTTGGTAGGTCCAAGGGAACACCATGGAAACAAGACTTTCATTTCAGCTATGAAAATGGCGAGCGGCCGAAGCACAACGATTGTCTGACTAATGAAAGTTTTATTCTGCAG AATCCACCTGAACCAGCTCCCAAACGAGACTACACAGCTTTACCCTTGCTAGCAGCTCCTCCTGCAGTGGGTCAAAAAATTGCTTTTAAG CTTTTGGAGCTGACTGAGAACTACACACCAGAGGTGTCTGACTATAAA GAAGGGAAGATCATTGCATTCAATCCTCAAACAAAAGTGATAGAGCTTGAACTGCTCTCTCAACCTCAAG CTCAAGCTGAACCTGGCAAATTTGACCTGGTATATCAGAACCCTGATGGATCAGAGATAGTAGAGTATGCTGTCACACATGGATCACAG CTGACTGAGCGCTGGGATTCTCTTCTGGAGCCCCGGCTCATTGTGGAAAATGTCGGATGA